The following coding sequences are from one Hippopotamus amphibius kiboko isolate mHipAmp2 chromosome 9, mHipAmp2.hap2, whole genome shotgun sequence window:
- the ART1 gene encoding GPI-linked NAD(P)(+)--arginine ADP-ribosyltransferase 1 produces MQTPAMMSLLLVSMGLMEARQAQSHPITRDLFSREMPLDMALASFDDQYVGCAAAMAAALPDLNRTEFQANKVYADGWARASSQWQERQAWGPEWGLSSTRLPPPPGFREEHGLALLAYTANSPLHKEFNAAVREAGRSRAHYLHHFSFKTLHFLLTEALQLLGRGQRPPQCRQVFRGVQGLRFRPAGPRATVRLGGFASASLKNVAAQQFGEDTFFGIWTCLGVPIKGYSFFPGEEEVLIPPFETFQVINASRPAQGPARVYLRALGKRSTYNCEYIKDKQCQSGPCHLDNSAMGQGPLSVVWSLLLLLWFLVGEVFPENPGLF; encoded by the exons ATGCAGACCCCTGCCATGATGTCTCTGCTGCTCGTGTCCATGGGCCTCATGGAAGCACGTCAG GCCCAGAGCCACCCCATCACACGAGACCTCTTCTCTCGAGAAATGCCGCTGGACATGGCCCTGGCCTCCTTTGATGACCAATACGTGGGCTGCGCTGCAGCCATGGCGGCGGCTCTCCCGGACCTCAACCGCACGGAGTTCCAGGCCAACAAAGTGTACGCGGATGGCTGGGCGCGGGCAAGCAGCCAGTGGCAGGAGCGCCAGGCCTGGGGGCCTGAGTGGGGCCTCAGCTCGAcccgcctgcccccacccccgggcttCCGAGAAGAGCACGGGTTGGCCCTCCTGGCTTACACAGCCAACAGCCCCCTGCACAAAGAATTCAACGCAGCCGTGCGCGAGGCCGGCCGCTCCCGGGCCCACTACCTCCACCACTTCTCCTTCAAGACACTCCACTTCCTGCTGACGGAGGCCCTGCAGCTGCTGGGCAGGGGCCAGCGTCCACCCCAGTGCCGCCAGGTGTTCCGAGGGGTGCAGGGCCTGCGCTTCCGGCCAGCGGGGCCCAGGGCCACTGTCAGGCTGGGGGGCTTTGCCTCCGCATCCCTGAAGAATGTTGCAGCCCAGCAGTTTGGGGAAGACACCTTCTTTGGCATCTGGACCTGCCTCGGGGTCCCTATCAAGGGCTACTCCTTCTTCCCTGGCGAGGAGGAGGTGCTGATCCCTCCCTTCGAGACCTTCCAGGTGATCAACGCCAGCAGACCGGCCCAGGGCCCCGCTCGTGTCTACCTCCGGGCCTTGGGCAAGCGCAGCACGTACAACTGCGAGTACATCAAAG ATAAGCAGTGCCAGTCTGGGCCCTGCCATCTGGATAACTCAG CCATGGGTCAGGGCCCCCTTTCTGTAGTCTGGAGCCTTCTACTGCTGCTCTGGTTCCTTGTTGGGGAAGTCTTTCCAGAGAATCCAGGCCTCTTCTAG
- the LOC130860860 gene encoding neuronal acetylcholine receptor subunit alpha-10 produces MGQGSHHPSLSFSVSSLGLLLLLPLLPEAPGLGSQTDTPFTGPPECLGAEGRLAHKLFRDLFANYTSALRPVEDTDQALNVTLEVTLSQIIDMDERNQVLTLYLWIRQEWTDAYLRWDPDAYGGLDAIRIPSSLVWRPDIVLYNKADAQAPASASTNVVLRHDGAVRWDAPAITRSSCRVDVSAFPFDAQRCGLTFGSWTHGGHQLDVRPRGAAASLADFVENVEWRVLGMPARRRVLTYGCCSEPYPDVTFTLLLRRRAAAYVCNLLLPCVLISLLAPLAFHLPADSGEKVSLGVTVLLALTVFQLLLAESMPPAESVPLIGKYYMATMTMVTFSTALTILIMNLHYCGPSARPVPAWARALLLGRLARGLCVRERGEPCGQSRPPESAPSPQPPDRGAGPPAGPCHEPRCLCRQEALLHHVATIASIFHSHRAAQRRHEDWKRLAHVMDRFFLGIFFSMALVMSLLVLVQAL; encoded by the exons ATGGGGCAGGGGAGccaccaccccagcctcagcttcTCAGTCTCCAGCCTGGGCCTTCTGCTCCTGCTCCCACTCCTTCCAG AAGCCCCTGGACTAGGGTCTCAGACGGACACCCCTTTTACTGGTCCACCAGAGTGCTTGGGAGCCGAGGGCAGGCTGGCACACAAGCTGTTCCGAGACCTCTTTGCCAACTACACGAGTGCCCTGAGACCTGTGGAAGACACAGACCAGGCTCTGAACGTGACCCTGGAGGTGACGCTGTCCCAGATCATCGACATG GATGAGAGAAACCAGGTGCTGACCCTCTACCTGTGGATCCGGCAGGAGTGGACAGATGCCTACCTACGATGGGACCCTGATGCTTATGGTGGCCTAGATGCCATCCGCATCCCCAGCAGTCTCGTGTGGCGGCCAGACATCGTACTCTATAACAA GGCGGACGCGCAGGCGCCAGCCTCGGCCAGCACCAACGTGGTCCTGCGGCACGACGGCGCCGTGCGCTGGGACGCGCCGGCCATCACGCGCAGCTCGTGCCGCGTAGACGTGTCGGCCTTCCCGTTCGACGCGCAGCGCTGCGGCCTGACGTTCGGCTCGTGGACGCACGGCGGGCACCAGCTGGACGTACGGCCGCGCGGCGCCGCCGCCAGCCTGGCCGACTTCGTGGAGAACGTGGAGTGGCGCGTGCTGGGCATGCCGGCGCGGCGGCGCGTGCTCACCTACGGCTGCTGCTCCGAGCCCTACCCGGACGTGACCTTCACGCTGCTGCTgcgccgccgcgccgccgcctACGTGTGCAACCTGCTGCTGCCCTGCGTGCTCATCTCGCTGCTGGCGCCGCTCGCCTTCCACCTGCCCGCCGACTCGGGCGAGAAGGTGTCGCTGGGCGTCACCGTGCTGCTGGCGCTCACCGTCTTCCAGCTGCTGCTGGCCGAGAGCATGCCGCCGGCGGAGAGCGTGCCGCTCATCG GAAAGTACTACATGGCCACCATGACCATGGTCACCTTCTCCACGGCGCTCACCATCCTTATCATGAACCTGCATTACTGTGGCCCCAGTGCCCGCCCAGTGCCAGCCTGGGCTCGGGCCCTCCTGCTGGGACGCCTGGCACGGGGCCTGTGTGTGCGGGAACGAGGGGAGCCCTGTGGGCAGTCTAGACCGCCTGAgtccgcccccagcccccagcctcctgaCAGAGGAGCTGGCCCCCCAGCAGGTCCTTGCCACGAGCCTCGGTGTCTGTGCCGTCAGGAAGCCCTACTGCACCACGTAGCCACCATCGCCAGCATCTTCCACAGCCATCGGGCTGCCCAGCGCCGCCATGAGGACTGGAAGCGCCTGGCCCATGTTATGGACCGTTTCTTCCTGGGCATCTTCTTCTCCATGGCCCTGGTCATGAGCCTTCTGGTGCTGGTGCAGGCCCTGTGA